In Blattabacterium cuenoti, the following proteins share a genomic window:
- a CDS encoding iron-sulfur cluster assembly protein, translating to MNENNLENKIISVLKNIYDPEISVDIYELGLIYDIKISHNKDVKVVMTLTTINCPVAESLPLEVKEKIQSIVKDVRNVDVVLTFDPPWSREFMSEEARLELGLL from the coding sequence ATGAATGAAAATAATTTAGAAAATAAAATTATTTCTGTATTAAAAAATATATATGATCCTGAAATATCTGTAGATATTTATGAATTAGGTTTGATTTATGATATTAAAATTTCTCATAATAAAGATGTTAAAGTAGTAATGACTTTAACTACTATAAATTGTCCAGTAGCGGAAAGTTTACCTTTGGAAGTAAAAGAAAAAATTCAATCTATTGTAAAAGATGTAAGAAATGTTGATGTTGTGTTAACATTTGATCCACCTTGGAGTAGAGAATTTATGAGTGAAGAAGCTCGTTTAGAACTAGGATTACTATAA